One part of the Gemmatimonadaceae bacterium genome encodes these proteins:
- the recG gene encoding ATP-dependent DNA helicase RecG, with protein sequence MSAPAQSDRRSADTGGGRRLYLDTPVTYLKGVGPARAEALRRLGITTAGDLLYHVPHRYEDASTITPIKSLEPGMHGTVVGTVISKGVLPTRKGLRIFQAVLRDETGMIEVSWPGQPFLDRTIGKGDVLLVSGNVRFFHGRQLQPREYVNLGDDEGAATGRVLSVYPATEGLSFKVIRSIIDAHLGALLPLVTEYLPPSVVKAAGVPAIGDALRMMHRPASLAEAMQGRARLAFEELFFVHLLHQRAKALAREPRAGIRFVNKRKLTTALREALPFQLTGAQVRAVREIVADMCSDRRMQRLLQGDVGSGKTIVALFAALLAIENSRQAAIMVPTELLAEQHAVSMSRLLAPLGIEPVLLTGSLPAKRRKEIAARLASDESLLVVGTHALVQEATAFSKLGFAAIDEQHRFGVEQRKALAAKGEAPDVLLMSATPIPRSLALTMYGDLDLSMLDERPPGRRPITTALRKESARGRVLQFVDRQLELGRQAYVVYPVIEESEKTDLKAATTMFETLAAGPFANRRVALLHGRIPSEERDDIMRRFRDGTVDLLVATTVIEVGIDVPNATVMLVEHPERFGLSQLHQLRGRVGRGAEESYCILLGDVSPEAADRLQVFVQTEDGFEIAREDLRLRGMGDLFGERQSGVPTFRIADPFRDEALSERAREAAAAILERDAALERPDHAGLRRVLGDRYARSLELFRVG encoded by the coding sequence GTGAGCGCGCCCGCGCAGAGCGACCGGCGCTCGGCCGACACCGGCGGCGGACGCCGTCTGTATCTCGACACGCCCGTCACTTACCTCAAAGGCGTGGGCCCGGCCCGCGCGGAGGCGCTGCGGCGGCTCGGCATCACGACGGCCGGCGATCTGCTGTACCACGTGCCGCACCGGTACGAGGACGCGAGCACGATCACGCCGATCAAGAGTCTCGAGCCGGGCATGCACGGCACGGTCGTCGGCACGGTGATCTCCAAAGGCGTTCTGCCGACGCGGAAAGGGCTGCGAATCTTTCAAGCGGTTTTGCGCGACGAGACGGGCATGATAGAAGTCTCATGGCCCGGCCAGCCATTCCTCGACCGCACGATCGGCAAGGGGGACGTGCTGCTGGTGAGCGGCAACGTGCGCTTCTTCCACGGCCGGCAGCTCCAGCCGCGCGAGTATGTGAACCTCGGGGACGACGAAGGCGCCGCGACGGGACGCGTGCTGTCGGTCTATCCGGCCACGGAAGGACTGTCGTTCAAGGTGATCCGGTCGATCATCGACGCGCACCTCGGTGCGTTGCTGCCGCTGGTCACGGAGTATCTGCCGCCGAGCGTCGTGAAAGCGGCCGGCGTTCCGGCCATCGGCGACGCGTTGCGCATGATGCATCGGCCGGCGTCGCTCGCCGAAGCGATGCAAGGACGTGCGCGGCTCGCGTTCGAGGAGCTGTTCTTCGTGCACCTGCTGCATCAGCGAGCGAAGGCGCTGGCCCGCGAACCGCGGGCGGGAATTCGCTTCGTGAACAAACGGAAGCTCACCACCGCGTTGCGCGAAGCGCTCCCATTTCAGCTCACCGGCGCGCAGGTGCGCGCCGTCCGCGAGATCGTGGCCGACATGTGCAGCGACCGCCGGATGCAGCGGCTGCTCCAAGGCGATGTCGGCAGCGGCAAGACGATCGTCGCGCTGTTCGCCGCACTGCTCGCGATCGAGAACTCACGGCAAGCCGCGATCATGGTGCCGACCGAACTGCTGGCCGAACAGCACGCCGTCTCGATGAGTCGCCTGCTCGCGCCGCTCGGCATCGAGCCCGTGTTGCTCACGGGAAGTTTGCCCGCGAAGCGGCGTAAAGAGATCGCGGCGCGACTGGCGAGCGACGAGTCGCTGCTGGTCGTGGGAACGCACGCCCTCGTGCAAGAGGCAACGGCGTTCTCGAAGCTCGGATTCGCGGCGATCGACGAGCAACACCGATTCGGCGTCGAGCAGCGCAAAGCGCTCGCCGCGAAAGGCGAAGCGCCGGACGTCCTGCTCATGTCGGCGACTCCGATCCCGCGCTCGCTCGCGCTCACGATGTACGGCGATCTCGATCTCAGCATGCTCGACGAGCGTCCTCCCGGCCGCCGTCCAATCACGACCGCGTTGCGGAAAGAGTCGGCCCGCGGGCGCGTGCTCCAATTCGTGGACCGGCAGCTCGAGCTGGGGCGCCAGGCGTACGTCGTGTACCCGGTCATCGAAGAGTCGGAGAAGACGGACCTCAAGGCCGCGACGACGATGTTCGAGACGCTCGCCGCCGGCCCATTCGCCAATCGACGCGTGGCGCTGCTGCACGGCCGGATCCCGAGCGAAGAGCGCGACGACATCATGCGGCGCTTTCGAGATGGCACGGTCGATCTCCTGGTGGCGACGACCGTGATCGAGGTGGGAATCGACGTGCCGAATGCCACGGTGATGCTCGTCGAACACCCGGAGCGCTTCGGGCTCTCGCAGCTTCACCAGCTGCGCGGGCGCGTCGGCCGCGGGGCGGAAGAGTCCTACTGCATTCTGCTCGGCGACGTGAGTCCGGAGGCGGCAGACCGGCTGCAGGTGTTCGTGCAGACGGAAGATGGATTCGAGATCGCGCGCGAAGACCTGCGGCTACGCGGCATGGGCGACCTGTTCGGCGAGCGGCAGAGCGGCGTGCCGACGTTCCGCATCGCCGATCCGTTTCGCGACGAGGCGCTCAGCGAGCGCGCTCGAGAGGCCGCCGCGGCGATCCTGGAGCGCGACGCGGCGCTCGAGCGTCCCGATCACGCCGGGCTTCGACGCGTGTTGGGCGACCGGTACGCGCGGTCGCTCGAACTGTTTCGAGTCGGCTAG
- the ftsY gene encoding signal recognition particle-docking protein FtsY, with the protein MRLLRKSGDVPKRSLWQRIKDVALMDAGVFIRGGVSTTSLESLEQLLLESDFGVPVTLRLVDEVEQRAKRGGVTSQEQFLDVLARGIETSLRAGNSDPSLRLALAAPTVILVVGVNGAGKTTFIGKLAERLRRGGNKVMVAAADTFRAGAIDQLRVWADRTGSMFVGAKAGADPAAVAFDAIDAAVARGAGVLIIDTAGRLHTSEGLMDELRKVARVVAKRLPGAPHETLLVLDGTIGQNAVQQAKIFSEAVPVSGLVVTKLDGTARGGVVIAVHEAIDVPVKFLGVGEGAEDLEAFDAAAFSRELLSGA; encoded by the coding sequence ATGAGACTTTTACGCAAGTCCGGAGACGTACCAAAGCGCTCGCTGTGGCAGCGCATCAAGGACGTCGCGTTGATGGATGCCGGCGTGTTCATCCGCGGCGGCGTGTCGACGACCTCGCTCGAGAGCCTGGAGCAGCTGCTGCTCGAGTCGGATTTCGGCGTCCCGGTGACGCTGCGGCTGGTGGACGAGGTCGAGCAGCGCGCGAAGCGCGGCGGGGTCACGAGCCAGGAGCAGTTCCTCGACGTGCTGGCGCGCGGCATCGAAACTTCGCTGCGCGCCGGAAACAGCGATCCATCGCTCCGGCTGGCCCTCGCCGCGCCGACCGTCATCCTCGTCGTGGGCGTGAACGGCGCGGGAAAGACGACGTTCATCGGAAAGCTGGCCGAGCGCCTGCGCCGCGGCGGAAACAAGGTGATGGTCGCCGCCGCGGACACGTTTCGCGCGGGGGCCATCGACCAGCTGCGTGTGTGGGCGGATCGCACCGGCTCGATGTTCGTCGGCGCGAAAGCGGGGGCCGATCCCGCCGCCGTCGCCTTCGACGCGATCGACGCCGCGGTGGCGCGCGGCGCGGGGGTGCTCATCATCGATACCGCCGGCCGATTGCACACGAGCGAAGGGCTCATGGACGAGCTGCGCAAAGTCGCGCGCGTCGTCGCCAAGCGGCTTCCCGGCGCGCCGCACGAGACGCTGCTCGTGCTCGACGGCACGATCGGGCAGAACGCCGTGCAACAAGCGAAGATCTTCAGCGAAGCGGTGCCGGTGTCGGGGCTCGTCGTCACGAAGCTCGACGGCACGGCGCGGGGCGGAGTCGTGATCGCGGTGCACGAGGCCATCGACGTGCCCGTCAAGTTTCTTGGCGTCGGAGAGGGCGCGGAAGACCTCGAGGCGTTCGACGCGGCCGCGTTCTCACGGGAGCTCCTGAGCGGAGCGTGA
- a CDS encoding M23 family metallopeptidase, whose amino-acid sequence MKPALFRIALYSLIALALAGAIRFTPRLSEEAHRPADVFTTQAAMPSWRLRFDTLGRGESLQSLFHRGGLSDADADLAMRAAASASLNVRRIPAGMLVTLRTRAADSIPSEISLQLSLDRVLHLSRSGNGWTGAEERVRWTTDTIIVAGRIESNLYDAMDESARRDLPAAARQQLAWSLADVYEYRVDMSRDLQVGDNFGVVAEREVSPTGAVRIGQLIAATFTLSGSVIKAVRFAHDSSNGEFFDQSGKSMRAAFLRAPLEFRRISSVFGGREHPILGGWREHKGTDYAANAGTPVRAIGSGVVIREGWGNGYGNVLEIRHPNGFVTRYGHLSRFAAGVRAGSRVTIGQTVAFVGSTGLATGPHLHFEVLVAGRQRDPRVALKSVGGAPVPAADRDEFEQARDRILSYLDSAAPGVAKLALR is encoded by the coding sequence TTGAAGCCGGCGCTCTTCCGAATCGCTCTCTACTCCCTCATCGCGCTGGCCTTGGCCGGCGCGATTCGCTTCACACCCAGACTTTCCGAAGAAGCCCACCGGCCGGCTGACGTCTTCACGACGCAGGCGGCGATGCCGTCGTGGAGGCTCCGGTTCGACACGTTGGGTCGCGGCGAGTCGCTTCAGTCGCTCTTCCACCGGGGTGGGCTGAGCGACGCGGACGCCGATCTCGCGATGCGGGCGGCGGCTTCGGCTTCGCTGAACGTGAGGCGCATCCCCGCGGGAATGCTCGTCACCCTGCGGACCCGCGCCGCGGACTCGATTCCATCAGAGATCTCGCTTCAACTGTCACTCGATCGCGTGCTGCACCTGAGTCGGTCGGGGAACGGGTGGACGGGTGCCGAGGAACGCGTTCGGTGGACGACGGACACGATCATCGTCGCCGGGAGGATCGAGTCGAATCTGTACGACGCGATGGACGAGAGCGCGAGGCGTGATTTGCCCGCCGCCGCGCGGCAGCAACTCGCGTGGTCGCTCGCCGACGTTTACGAGTACCGCGTGGACATGAGCCGCGACCTGCAGGTAGGCGACAACTTCGGCGTGGTCGCGGAGCGGGAAGTGTCGCCGACAGGCGCCGTGCGAATCGGGCAGCTGATCGCGGCGACATTCACGTTGTCAGGGTCGGTCATCAAGGCAGTGCGGTTCGCGCACGACTCATCGAACGGCGAATTCTTCGACCAAAGCGGAAAGTCGATGAGGGCCGCCTTCCTTCGCGCGCCGCTCGAATTCCGCCGCATCTCGAGTGTATTCGGCGGGCGCGAACATCCGATTCTCGGCGGTTGGCGCGAACACAAGGGAACCGACTACGCGGCAAACGCGGGAACGCCGGTGCGGGCCATCGGCAGCGGCGTCGTGATTCGCGAAGGTTGGGGAAACGGCTATGGCAACGTGCTCGAGATTCGCCATCCAAACGGCTTCGTCACGCGCTATGGCCACTTGAGCCGATTCGCGGCGGGTGTGCGAGCCGGCTCACGCGTCACGATCGGCCAGACCGTGGCGTTCGTCGGCAGCACGGGATTGGCGACGGGGCCGCATTTGCATTTCGAGGTGCTGGTCGCGGGCAGACAGCGCGACCCGCGAGTCGCGCTCAAGTCGGTCGGCGGTGCGCCGGTACCGGCCGCGGACCGCGACGAGTTCGAGCAGGCCCGCGACCGCATCCTTTCGTATCTCGACTCCGCCGCCCCGGGCGTGGCAAAGCTGGCGCTCCGCTGA
- the ftsZ gene encoding cell division protein FtsZ: MIFEFEESATQNARMKVVGVGGGGGNAVNRMIDEHLEGVEFISVNTDAQALLNSKSDVKVQIGKKLTRGLGAGARPEIGRQAIEENRDEVGRSLTGADLVFITCGMGGGTGTGAAPVIAELAREAGALTVGIVTKPFLFEGRKRMRQAEQGINDMRKNVDTMIVVPNERLLAVVGKGIPFQDALKKADEVLLHATQGISSLISVTGLVNVDFADVRTVMQAGGSALMGTGIGRGENRAMEAAQQAISSPLLDNVSVSGATGVLVNITGGADLTLGEVHQINEIIHDAVGDDAEIIFGAVHEPAMQGEIRVTVIATGFDRALNMGTTRPADIVTSPTVTKSTGSPVIQFPQTRPTRVANTGGAGTANRSTDPTRSSRPSLGERAPQDVTDMEIPTFIRRQMD; the protein is encoded by the coding sequence ATGATCTTCGAGTTCGAAGAGAGCGCGACACAGAACGCCCGCATGAAGGTCGTCGGCGTCGGCGGGGGCGGCGGCAACGCCGTCAACCGGATGATCGACGAGCACCTCGAGGGGGTCGAGTTCATCTCGGTGAACACCGACGCCCAGGCGCTGCTCAACTCGAAGTCCGACGTCAAAGTCCAAATCGGCAAAAAACTTACGCGCGGTCTCGGCGCCGGCGCGCGGCCCGAAATCGGCCGCCAGGCGATCGAGGAAAACCGCGATGAAGTCGGCCGGTCGCTGACCGGCGCCGACCTGGTGTTCATCACGTGCGGAATGGGCGGCGGAACCGGTACGGGAGCCGCCCCGGTGATCGCCGAGCTGGCCCGTGAGGCGGGCGCGCTGACAGTCGGCATCGTGACCAAACCGTTCCTGTTCGAAGGGCGCAAGCGGATGCGCCAGGCGGAGCAGGGTATCAACGACATGCGCAAGAACGTCGACACGATGATCGTCGTGCCGAATGAACGGTTACTCGCGGTGGTCGGGAAAGGGATTCCGTTCCAGGACGCGCTCAAGAAAGCGGACGAGGTCCTGCTCCATGCGACCCAGGGCATCTCCTCGCTGATCAGCGTCACGGGGCTCGTGAACGTCGACTTCGCCGACGTCCGAACCGTGATGCAGGCGGGCGGGTCCGCGCTCATGGGCACCGGCATCGGCCGCGGCGAAAATCGCGCGATGGAAGCCGCCCAGCAGGCGATCAGCTCGCCGTTGCTCGACAACGTGAGCGTGTCGGGCGCGACCGGCGTCCTCGTGAACATCACCGGGGGCGCGGACCTCACGCTCGGCGAAGTGCACCAGATCAACGAGATCATTCACGACGCCGTCGGTGACGACGCCGAGATCATCTTTGGAGCGGTCCACGAGCCGGCCATGCAGGGCGAGATCCGCGTGACGGTCATCGCGACCGGCTTCGACCGTGCCCTCAATATGGGAACGACGCGGCCCGCGGACATCGTCACGTCGCCGACGGTGACCAAGAGCACCGGGTCGCCGGTCATCCAGTTCCCGCAGACTCGGCCCACCCGTGTGGCCAATACCGGCGGGGCAGGCACGGCCAACCGTTCAACCGATCCCACCCGCTCCTCCCGGCCTTCCCTCGGTGAGCGTGCGCCGCAAGACGTCACCGACATGGAGATCCCGACGTTCATCCGTCGGCAGATGGATTGA
- the ftsA gene encoding cell division protein FtsA has product MNSERIVAGLDIGSAKTTAIIAEVEGDLPKHPTIKVLGVGQSRTTGVHQGVVSDIEETTNSIKKAVEDAERMAGADVEDLFCGIAGEHAQAMTSKGIVAISHDEITLSDVERVNEVARAQAIPPDRQLLHAIPQEYTVDRNAGIRDPIGMTGTRLETEMYLVTIGNSPPIHLRRSIERAGYKLRELVLEPLAAALAVLTEDEKELGVAHVEMGASTTDLAIFHEGKIRHLGTIKFGGKNVTRDIVHGLGVTQADAERLKERFGSAYEPLVDPGEVIQLPSTAAQGERHIPRELLAHIIHQRMDEVFDLVQREITAAGFAGKLSAGVVLTGGAAAMPGTAELANEVFGTGVRVGVPTQNVGGLVDTVDAPRFATVVGLAQYGANRVALGAATTSARRTPIGKGMEGITAKLKFWLQDFF; this is encoded by the coding sequence ATGAACTCCGAACGCATCGTCGCGGGACTCGACATCGGGTCGGCCAAGACCACCGCCATCATCGCCGAGGTGGAGGGCGATCTGCCGAAGCACCCGACGATCAAGGTGCTGGGCGTCGGTCAGTCGCGCACGACGGGCGTACACCAAGGCGTCGTGTCGGACATCGAGGAGACCACGAACTCGATCAAGAAAGCAGTCGAGGACGCGGAACGGATGGCGGGCGCCGACGTCGAGGATCTCTTCTGCGGAATCGCCGGCGAGCACGCGCAGGCGATGACGAGCAAAGGAATCGTGGCGATCAGCCATGACGAGATCACGCTGTCTGACGTCGAGCGTGTGAACGAGGTGGCGCGAGCTCAGGCGATTCCGCCGGACCGTCAGCTCCTGCACGCGATTCCACAGGAGTACACCGTCGACCGGAACGCGGGGATTCGCGACCCGATCGGCATGACCGGCACGCGGCTCGAGACCGAGATGTACCTGGTGACGATCGGCAATTCGCCGCCGATCCACCTGCGCCGCTCGATCGAGCGGGCCGGGTACAAGCTGCGCGAGCTGGTGCTCGAGCCGCTGGCCGCGGCGCTCGCCGTGCTCACGGAAGACGAGAAGGAGCTCGGCGTCGCTCACGTGGAGATGGGCGCGAGCACGACGGACTTGGCGATCTTCCACGAGGGAAAGATCCGGCACCTCGGGACGATCAAGTTCGGCGGCAAGAACGTGACGCGTGACATCGTCCACGGACTCGGCGTGACCCAGGCCGACGCCGAGCGCCTCAAGGAACGGTTCGGCTCGGCGTACGAACCACTGGTCGATCCGGGCGAGGTGATTCAGCTGCCGAGTACGGCGGCCCAAGGTGAGCGCCACATTCCACGCGAGTTGCTGGCGCACATCATCCACCAGCGAATGGACGAGGTTTTCGACCTCGTTCAGCGCGAGATCACAGCCGCGGGGTTCGCGGGGAAGCTGAGCGCCGGCGTTGTCCTGACGGGCGGGGCCGCGGCAATGCCCGGCACGGCCGAGCTGGCGAACGAAGTCTTCGGGACGGGCGTCCGGGTCGGGGTTCCGACGCAGAACGTCGGGGGACTCGTGGATACGGTGGACGCGCCCCGGTTCGCGACGGTCGTCGGGCTCGCGCAGTACGGCGCCAACCGGGTGGCGTTGGGCGCCGCGACGACCAGCGCACGACGAACGCCGATCGGCAAGGGAATGGAAGGGATCACCGCGAAGCTGAAATTCTGGCTCCAGGACTTTTTCTAG
- a CDS encoding FtsQ-type POTRA domain-containing protein: MTRTKLAIGGAVLVVLGSAPFWGPLALREMSFFRVRRVEIIGARYLAPSDIIARLNVDTLASVWEPTHPLAARVEQYPGVAHANVRRKLPGTLVVEIVERVPVALVSAPTGLRAYDDHGTALPIDPTRVAVDAPVLMERDVPLLKLLGSMRANMPAMYARVSGARRPGHGEIALDLKPAGTGATQTETVRANDDLTLERLADVEPVEQDLSKKQLRATEIDLRFRDQVIARLP, encoded by the coding sequence ATGACTCGCACCAAGCTGGCCATCGGCGGAGCGGTGCTCGTCGTGCTCGGGTCGGCGCCGTTTTGGGGACCGCTCGCGCTGCGCGAAATGTCATTCTTTCGCGTGAGGCGGGTGGAGATCATCGGCGCTCGCTATTTGGCCCCCAGTGACATAATCGCTCGGCTGAACGTCGATACGCTGGCGTCTGTCTGGGAACCGACCCATCCGTTGGCCGCGAGAGTCGAGCAATACCCGGGGGTGGCGCACGCGAACGTCCGCAGAAAGTTGCCGGGAACCCTGGTCGTCGAGATCGTCGAACGAGTGCCCGTGGCACTCGTGTCGGCGCCGACTGGACTTCGTGCCTATGACGATCATGGCACGGCGCTGCCGATCGATCCGACGCGCGTGGCCGTGGACGCACCGGTACTGATGGAGCGCGACGTTCCCTTGCTCAAGCTCTTGGGCTCGATGCGCGCGAACATGCCGGCGATGTACGCGCGGGTGAGCGGCGCGCGCCGGCCCGGGCACGGGGAGATCGCGTTGGACCTCAAACCTGCGGGAACCGGCGCGACGCAAACCGAAACCGTTCGCGCAAACGACGACCTGACGTTGGAGCGTCTGGCCGACGTGGAGCCGGTGGAGCAGGACCTCTCGAAGAAGCAACTGCGGGCAACGGAAATCGATCTGCGGTTCCGTGACCAAGTGATCGCCAGACTTCCATGA
- the murC gene encoding UDP-N-acetylmuramate--L-alanine ligase — MPLLDPNDARPIHFVGIAGAGMSALAELFIRRGVKVTGCDANPEAATDLVRLGVNVVPHDPSHVDGARALVVTSAMPKNHPELMRAHEVGVPVIRRAEALGEVTVGRELVGIAGTHGKTTTTVMTAMALSAAGREPTALVGGRVAAWGGNLLAGGERLYIVEADEYDRSFLALSPTVAVVTNIEADHLDIYSDITDIERAFAQFVRGARSIVLCAEDARANRLATPSTTEIIRYGITSRDARLIARRIESHAGTSSFDVVYDDELLGRVQLSVPGQHNVLNALAAVGTGLALGAEFAELAQGLASFTGAERRFQRLGERGGVLVVDDYAHHPTEIAATLAAARGAFPDRRILIAFQPHLFTRTRDFAREFGSALAAADAVYLTEIYPARERPIEGVTSGLVADALTAAGGRLAWRGAREDLPGALAAGVQAGDLVLTVGAGDVTKVGPALLEELGHPRAAGGAPR; from the coding sequence ATGCCTCTCCTCGATCCCAACGACGCGCGTCCGATTCACTTTGTCGGGATAGCCGGAGCCGGTATGAGCGCGCTCGCCGAGCTGTTCATTCGGCGCGGCGTGAAGGTCACCGGGTGCGACGCGAACCCGGAGGCGGCCACCGACCTGGTTCGTCTCGGCGTGAACGTCGTGCCGCACGATCCGTCGCACGTGGATGGCGCGCGCGCACTCGTCGTGACGTCGGCGATGCCGAAGAACCACCCCGAGCTCATGCGCGCGCACGAAGTGGGGGTTCCCGTGATTCGCCGTGCCGAGGCGCTCGGCGAAGTCACCGTCGGCCGCGAGCTCGTTGGAATCGCCGGGACGCACGGCAAGACGACGACGACCGTGATGACGGCGATGGCGCTTTCGGCGGCGGGGCGTGAGCCAACGGCGCTGGTGGGCGGCCGCGTCGCGGCGTGGGGAGGGAATCTGCTGGCGGGTGGCGAGCGGCTCTACATCGTCGAGGCCGACGAATACGACCGCTCGTTCCTCGCGCTGTCGCCAACCGTGGCCGTCGTCACGAACATCGAGGCCGATCACCTCGACATCTATTCGGACATCACCGACATCGAGCGAGCGTTCGCCCAGTTCGTGCGCGGTGCGCGATCGATCGTGCTTTGCGCGGAAGACGCGAGAGCGAACCGGCTCGCGACGCCAAGCACCACGGAAATAATCCGCTACGGGATCACGTCGCGCGACGCGCGTCTCATCGCCCGCAGAATCGAATCTCACGCCGGCACCTCGAGCTTCGACGTCGTGTACGACGACGAACTGTTGGGCCGCGTGCAGCTGAGCGTTCCCGGGCAGCACAATGTGTTGAACGCGCTCGCCGCCGTGGGCACGGGTCTGGCGCTCGGCGCCGAGTTCGCCGAGCTAGCGCAGGGTCTGGCCTCGTTCACCGGCGCCGAGCGGCGGTTTCAGCGGCTGGGAGAGCGGGGCGGCGTCCTGGTGGTGGATGACTACGCCCATCATCCGACCGAAATTGCCGCGACCCTCGCCGCGGCGCGCGGCGCGTTTCCCGACCGACGCATCCTGATCGCGTTTCAGCCGCACCTATTCACGCGGACGCGCGATTTCGCACGCGAGTTCGGATCCGCGCTCGCCGCCGCCGACGCCGTCTATCTGACCGAGATCTATCCCGCGCGGGAGCGTCCGATCGAAGGAGTCACGTCGGGCCTCGTGGCCGACGCCCTCACGGCGGCAGGCGGACGATTGGCGTGGCGCGGCGCGCGCGAGGACTTGCCGGGCGCCCTCGCGGCAGGCGTGCAGGCGGGAGACCTGGTGCTCACGGTGGGGGCCGGCGACGTGACGAAAGTCGGGCCGGCCCTCCTCGAGGAACTCGGGCACCCGCGCGCGGCTGGGGGGGCGCCACGATGA
- a CDS encoding UDP-N-acetylglucosamine--N-acetylmuramyl-(pentapeptide) pyrophosphoryl-undecaprenol N-acetylglucosamine transferase, whose protein sequence is MARIFVAGGGTGGHLYPGVAIARALVRARPAIEPFFIGAKRGIERDVLPKLEFPYALLDAHPLYRRAVWNNAKTVTGGIGTWRELGRLARAENPKLVIGTGGYAAAFAMAYAVVHRIPIVQQAGDSHPGLTARAFSRWSREMYLSFPEASRALRAHHPGSLVDTGAPIEPPPSPRPDRRAARQSWGLPTEGRVLLVYGGSQGSLAINRAVAQWIDRGLPDSVSLIWGTGRGSFAEFKDRESPRVRVRDYLAPISDSYAAVDLAIARAGAMTTAELFAWGIPAVLVPLPTAAADHQTVNAVTLERAGAAIHLPQSQLTAERLDATVRSILDRPAELERLAAGARGRARPDAAEEIARRILALLDSF, encoded by the coding sequence ATGGCGCGGATCTTCGTCGCGGGCGGAGGAACGGGCGGCCACCTCTACCCGGGCGTCGCGATTGCCCGCGCGCTCGTGCGTGCGCGTCCGGCGATCGAGCCGTTTTTCATCGGCGCGAAGCGGGGCATCGAGCGCGACGTTCTCCCGAAGCTGGAGTTCCCGTACGCTCTCCTCGACGCGCATCCGCTGTATCGCCGCGCCGTGTGGAACAACGCGAAGACGGTGACTGGCGGAATTGGAACCTGGCGGGAGCTGGGACGGCTGGCACGCGCTGAGAATCCCAAGCTCGTGATCGGCACGGGTGGCTACGCCGCCGCGTTCGCGATGGCCTACGCGGTCGTGCATCGCATTCCGATCGTCCAGCAGGCGGGCGACAGTCATCCCGGACTCACCGCGCGCGCATTCAGCCGATGGTCGCGCGAGATGTATCTGAGCTTTCCCGAGGCGTCGCGCGCGCTGCGCGCGCACCATCCGGGTTCACTCGTGGACACCGGCGCGCCGATCGAACCGCCGCCGTCGCCGCGACCGGATCGGCGCGCGGCTCGCCAGTCGTGGGGGCTTCCCACGGAGGGTCGCGTCCTTCTCGTCTACGGAGGCAGCCAGGGGTCGCTCGCGATCAACCGCGCCGTCGCGCAATGGATCGATCGGGGTCTTCCGGATTCAGTGTCGCTGATCTGGGGCACCGGACGCGGGTCGTTTGCCGAATTCAAGGACCGGGAATCGCCGCGCGTTCGCGTGCGCGACTATCTCGCGCCCATCTCGGACTCGTACGCCGCGGTCGACCTGGCGATCGCCCGCGCCGGCGCGATGACGACAGCCGAGCTGTTCGCGTGGGGGATTCCCGCCGTGCTCGTTCCGCTGCCGACAGCTGCCGCGGACCACCAGACGGTGAACGCGGTGACGCTCGAGCGCGCGGGTGCCGCGATTCATTTGCCGCAGTCCCAACTGACCGCGGAACGTCTCGATGCCACAGTGCGCTCGATCCTCGACCGGCCGGCGGAGCTGGAGCGTCTCGCCGCGGGGGCTCGTGGGCGAGCACGCCCCGACGCCGCCGAGGAAATCGCGCGCCGCATCCTGGCGCTCCTCGACTCGTTTTGA